From a single Paraburkholderia sp. FT54 genomic region:
- the rbsK gene encoding ribokinase yields the protein MNASTQANGRVVILGIYVTDLTFRAGRMPQIGETIAGTAFAMGPGGKGSNQAVAAARVGADVVFCTRIGNDAFGSIARATWAAEGITARASVIDGVSTGAAHIFVDDNTGMNAIIVASGAAGTMEAADVDAIEADIAAARVFVTQLEQPLEAARRGLEVARRHGVITVFNPAPAMPLDDGIFPLCDYITPNETEAATLTGVPIANADDARRAADVLLAKGVGTVIVTLGEAGALLHSADQSVLVPAYHCGRVVETAGAGDGFTGGFAAALARGDDAIAALRFGCALAGISVTRPGTAPSMPTLDEVNQVLNQPAGVSRSS from the coding sequence ATGAACGCGTCTACACAAGCAAACGGTCGTGTCGTCATTCTCGGCATCTACGTGACCGATCTGACATTTCGCGCCGGCCGCATGCCGCAGATCGGCGAGACTATCGCGGGCACGGCGTTCGCAATGGGGCCGGGCGGCAAGGGCTCGAATCAGGCGGTCGCAGCCGCGCGTGTCGGCGCGGACGTGGTGTTCTGCACGCGCATCGGCAACGACGCGTTCGGCTCCATCGCACGCGCCACCTGGGCCGCTGAAGGCATCACGGCGCGCGCGTCGGTGATCGACGGCGTCTCGACGGGCGCGGCGCATATCTTCGTCGACGACAACACCGGCATGAACGCGATCATCGTCGCGTCCGGCGCGGCCGGCACGATGGAAGCCGCCGACGTCGACGCAATCGAAGCCGACATCGCCGCCGCCCGCGTGTTCGTCACGCAGCTCGAACAGCCGCTCGAAGCCGCGCGCCGCGGGCTCGAAGTGGCGCGCCGGCACGGCGTGATCACCGTGTTCAATCCGGCTCCCGCCATGCCGCTCGACGACGGCATCTTCCCGCTGTGCGACTACATCACGCCGAATGAAACCGAAGCGGCCACGCTCACCGGCGTGCCGATCGCGAATGCCGACGACGCCCGCCGCGCCGCCGACGTGCTGCTCGCCAAAGGCGTCGGCACGGTCATCGTCACGCTAGGCGAGGCTGGCGCGCTGCTGCATTCGGCAGATCAATCCGTTCTCGTGCCCGCTTATCACTGCGGCCGCGTGGTGGAAACCGCCGGCGCCGGCGACGGTTTCACGGGCGGCTTCGCCGCAGCGCTGGCACGCGGCGACGACGCGATCGCGGCACTGCGTTTCGGCTGCGCGCTCGCGGGCATTTCCGTGACGCGTCCGGGCACGGCGCCTTCCATGCCGACGCTCGACGAAGTGAACCAGGTGTTGAATCAGCCGGCCGGCGTGTCCCGGTCATCCTGA
- a CDS encoding ABC transporter permease, which produces MKSSFTAGKLFGDRQLNFLLIVNVLVVLVATWLSRGQFVDIDNLQSMGGQLPELGLLALGIMLSMVSGNGGIDLSGVGLANLSGMVAALVVPRFVNGDDSPALYTSLFCVIVVAMGLLGGLLNGVVIARLRLTPILCTLGTQLLFTGFAVVLSNGASVHVDYVDPLSNIGNGTVFQVPIAFCIFIAAVIVLGWLLKRSPFGLRLYLMGTNPKAAFYAGIPRARMLITTYAMCGVLASLAGLISVTHTSSAKWDYGNSYLLIAILIAVMGGVNPAGGHGRIICVFFAATVLQFLSSLFNLMGVSQFFGDCAWGFLLLLSLAFAGGERVRAIFGFGGGAGTASGASNTAASAPKR; this is translated from the coding sequence ATGAAGTCTTCGTTCACCGCTGGAAAACTGTTCGGCGACCGGCAACTGAATTTTCTGCTGATCGTCAACGTGCTCGTCGTGCTGGTCGCGACGTGGCTCTCGCGCGGCCAATTCGTCGATATCGACAATCTGCAGTCGATGGGCGGCCAGTTGCCCGAACTCGGCCTGCTCGCGCTCGGCATCATGCTCTCGATGGTGTCGGGCAACGGCGGTATCGATCTCTCTGGCGTCGGGCTGGCCAACCTCTCCGGCATGGTCGCCGCGCTGGTCGTGCCGCGTTTCGTCAACGGCGACGATTCGCCCGCGCTTTACACGTCGCTCTTCTGCGTGATCGTGGTGGCGATGGGCTTGCTCGGCGGACTGTTGAACGGCGTGGTGATCGCGCGCCTCAGACTCACGCCGATTCTCTGCACGCTCGGCACGCAGTTGCTGTTCACCGGCTTCGCGGTGGTGCTCAGCAACGGCGCGTCCGTGCATGTCGATTACGTGGACCCGTTGTCGAATATCGGCAACGGTACGGTGTTTCAGGTCCCCATCGCTTTCTGCATCTTCATCGCGGCGGTGATCGTGCTCGGCTGGCTGCTCAAGCGCAGTCCATTCGGCTTGCGTCTCTATCTGATGGGCACCAATCCCAAGGCGGCGTTCTATGCGGGTATTCCGCGCGCTCGCATGCTGATCACGACCTATGCGATGTGCGGCGTGCTCGCGTCGCTGGCCGGGCTGATCAGCGTGACGCATACGTCCAGCGCGAAATGGGACTACGGTAATTCCTATCTGCTGATCGCGATCCTGATCGCGGTGATGGGCGGCGTGAATCCCGCCGGCGGGCATGGCCGCATCATCTGCGTGTTCTTCGCCGCGACGGTGCTGCAGTTTCTCTCCAGCCTGTTCAACCTGATGGGCGTGTCGCAGTTTTTCGGCGATTGCGCGTGGGGTTTTCTGTTGCTGCTGTCGCTGGCGTTTGCGGGCGGCGAACGGGTGCGCGCGATTTTCGGCTTCGGCGGCGGGGCGGGCACGGCTTCGGGCGCTTCGAACACGGCTGCTTCCGCGCCGAAACGTTAG